Proteins encoded within one genomic window of Salipaludibacillus agaradhaerens:
- a CDS encoding carbohydrate ABC transporter permease has translation MKKRRMSDQKRTALSAYLFISPFYILFAIFGLFPMIFSFYLSFFRWDGLTPMEYVGFSNFEFIFSDPAFFSSIKNTFLIGIMGTLPQIIVALFLAFALNSQLVRFRNSFRTLVFLPYITSIVAVAIIFGVIFNNQPFGFANYVLSFFDIGPIRWNAEYWPVKIAIASMVFWRWVGYNTIIFLAGMQSIPKDLYEAAKIDGATILQQIRHITIPMLRPVIMFVVFTATIGSLQLFTEPLIFLGRGLREEGITVVAYLWRDAFVYNSFGSASAAAIVLFFIIIVLTTINFLITSRIGKSKKVG, from the coding sequence ATGAAAAAACGAAGAATGTCAGATCAAAAAAGAACAGCGTTATCCGCCTACTTATTTATATCTCCATTCTATATTTTGTTTGCTATCTTTGGTTTATTTCCAATGATTTTCAGTTTTTATTTATCTTTCTTTCGTTGGGATGGCCTCACTCCTATGGAGTATGTAGGATTTAGCAATTTTGAATTTATTTTTTCCGATCCTGCTTTCTTTTCATCAATAAAAAACACATTCTTAATTGGAATAATGGGAACTCTGCCGCAAATCATAGTTGCTTTATTCCTGGCATTTGCATTAAATTCACAGCTCGTCCGTTTTCGAAATTCGTTTCGGACACTGGTGTTTCTACCGTATATTACATCGATTGTTGCAGTAGCTATTATTTTCGGTGTTATCTTTAATAATCAGCCATTCGGTTTTGCCAACTATGTTTTAAGTTTCTTTGATATAGGTCCAATTCGGTGGAATGCAGAGTATTGGCCGGTCAAAATCGCAATTGCATCGATGGTGTTTTGGCGTTGGGTAGGATACAATACGATTATTTTCCTGGCTGGTATGCAAAGTATTCCAAAGGATCTCTATGAAGCGGCAAAAATAGATGGGGCAACGATCTTGCAACAAATCCGTCATATTACGATACCGATGCTAAGGCCGGTTATTATGTTCGTTGTCTTTACGGCGACGATCGGAAGTTTGCAGTTATTCACAGAGCCTTTGATCTTCTTAGGAAGAGGGTTACGTGAAGAAGGTATAACAGTGGTAGCTTATTTATGGAGAGATGCCTTTGTCTATAATTCATTTGGATCAGCCTCTGCTGCTGCAATTGTTTTATTCTTTATTATCATTGTATTAACCACCATTAACTTCTTAATTACGAGCCGTATCGGCAAATCTAAGAAAGTTGGTTAG
- a CDS encoding carbohydrate ABC transporter permease: MAKKEVGASKLSPKKMLVYLFLTLGSITSLFPFYYMLVMATRQNREINQVPPPFTPGSDLVSNFQKVLDNIDFFGAIWNTFFVASSVTIGTLFLCSLAGYTFSKLEFKGKTILFTMILVTMMVPPQLGLIPQYYIITTLGWLNDFRAIIIPGLINAFGIFWMRQYMKESVPYEIIESAKIDGCSNFRIYWNIVVPMCLPAFATLGIIVFMHVWNDFLWPLVVLRDPSVHTIQVALRALNDARLLDYGMIMSGTFWATVPLIVVFLLFNRLFIESLSEGAVKS, encoded by the coding sequence ATGGCAAAAAAAGAGGTCGGGGCATCAAAATTGTCGCCTAAAAAAATGTTAGTATATCTATTTTTGACTCTAGGGTCTATAACCTCTCTATTTCCTTTTTATTATATGCTGGTTATGGCTACAAGGCAAAATAGAGAAATAAACCAAGTGCCACCACCATTTACACCTGGGAGTGACTTAGTAAGTAACTTCCAAAAGGTGTTGGATAATATCGATTTCTTTGGCGCGATATGGAATACCTTTTTTGTTGCATCCAGTGTAACCATCGGGACGTTATTTCTTTGTTCGTTGGCTGGATATACATTTTCTAAATTAGAATTCAAAGGAAAAACGATTTTATTTACGATGATCTTGGTAACGATGATGGTACCGCCACAGCTTGGGCTAATTCCGCAATACTATATTATTACGACATTAGGCTGGTTAAATGATTTTAGAGCGATCATTATACCTGGTTTAATCAATGCTTTCGGTATTTTCTGGATGAGGCAGTATATGAAAGAAAGCGTTCCTTACGAAATTATTGAATCGGCAAAAATTGATGGGTGCTCAAACTTCCGAATTTACTGGAATATCGTGGTTCCAATGTGTTTACCCGCATTTGCAACTTTAGGCATTATCGTATTTATGCATGTGTGGAATGACTTCCTATGGCCGCTCGTAGTTTTGCGTGATCCATCAGTGCATACAATTCAAGTTGCCTTACGGGCGCTTAACGATGCGCGATTATTGGATTATGGCATGATCATGTCAGGTACATTTTGGGCAACTGTTCCATTAATTGTTGTGTTTTTACTATTTAACCGGTTATTTATTGAAAGCTTATCAGAAGGTGCTGTGAAGAGTTAA